One Aggregicoccus sp. 17bor-14 genomic region harbors:
- the orn gene encoding oligoribonuclease, whose product MPSLSPCLVWLDLEMTGLDPNSCAIIEVGVILTGGDLQPVAELERVVWQPEEVLARMEPVVRRMHTENGLLERVRASDVSLANAERDVLTLLARHCAPGEGILTGNSIHTDRAFLVRHMPAVDRYLHYRQLDVSSLKVLQRAWFPGTPEPRKAPAAHTALSDLRAGLAELAHYRDTLFKPRS is encoded by the coding sequence ATGCCCTCGCTCTCCCCCTGCCTCGTGTGGCTCGACCTCGAGATGACCGGGCTCGACCCGAACAGCTGCGCCATCATCGAGGTGGGCGTCATCCTCACCGGCGGGGACCTGCAGCCGGTGGCGGAGCTGGAGCGCGTGGTGTGGCAGCCCGAGGAGGTGCTCGCGCGCATGGAGCCGGTGGTGCGGCGCATGCACACCGAGAACGGCCTGCTCGAGCGCGTGCGCGCCTCGGACGTGTCGCTCGCCAACGCCGAGCGCGACGTGCTCACCCTGCTCGCGCGCCACTGCGCGCCGGGCGAGGGCATCCTCACCGGCAACTCCATCCACACCGACCGCGCCTTCCTCGTGCGCCACATGCCCGCGGTGGACCGCTACCTGCACTACCGCCAGCTGGACGTCTCCAGCCTCAAGGTGCTGCAGCGCGCGTGGTTCCCCGGCACCCCCGAGCCGCGCAAGGCCCCCGCCGCCCACACCGCCCTGAGCGACCTGCGCGCGGGGCTCGCCGAGCTCGCGCACTACCGCGACACCCTCTTCAAGCCGCGGTCTTGA
- a CDS encoding alanine--glyoxylate aminotransferase family protein: MIPGPVEFDPEVMRALARRTLSHVAPEFIQIFGRALARLREVCLAPSAQPFVVAGSGTLAMEMAAANLVEPGERALVVNTGYFSDRLARILERHGAEVVQVRAAPGDAPDVSEVERALASGRFKVLTVTHVDTSTGVLAPVEPLVRLAHAHGVLSVVDGVCATAGETFHQDAWGADVYFTASQKAVGVPPGLALLTASPRALAAWRARRRPVASVYADWAEWLPIMEAYEGNKASYFATPAVNLVCALDVSLGQLLAEGMEARFARHVRMARAFRAGWSALGLKALPAREPLQANTLSALYYPEGVDAGLVAAARAEGVVLAGGLHPELKTRYFRVGHMNAVNASDVLATVGAVERALARVGYKGAAPGAGVAAAQAALVASAPQR, encoded by the coding sequence ATGATCCCCGGTCCGGTGGAGTTCGACCCGGAGGTGATGCGCGCGCTCGCGCGGCGCACGCTGAGCCACGTGGCGCCCGAGTTCATCCAGATCTTCGGCCGGGCGCTCGCGCGGCTGCGCGAGGTCTGCCTCGCCCCGAGCGCGCAGCCCTTCGTGGTGGCCGGCAGCGGCACGCTGGCCATGGAGATGGCGGCGGCGAACCTGGTGGAGCCCGGCGAGCGCGCGCTGGTGGTGAACACGGGCTACTTCAGCGACCGGCTCGCGCGCATCCTCGAGCGCCACGGCGCAGAGGTGGTGCAGGTGCGCGCGGCGCCCGGCGACGCGCCCGACGTGTCCGAGGTGGAGCGCGCGCTCGCCTCGGGCCGCTTCAAGGTGCTGACGGTGACGCACGTGGACACCTCCACGGGCGTGCTCGCGCCGGTGGAGCCGCTGGTGCGGCTCGCGCACGCGCACGGAGTGCTGAGCGTGGTGGACGGGGTGTGCGCCACCGCGGGCGAGACCTTCCACCAGGACGCGTGGGGCGCGGACGTGTACTTCACCGCGAGCCAGAAGGCGGTGGGCGTGCCGCCCGGGCTCGCGCTGCTCACCGCGTCCCCGCGCGCGCTGGCGGCGTGGCGTGCGCGGCGCCGGCCAGTGGCCTCAGTGTACGCGGACTGGGCCGAGTGGCTGCCCATCATGGAGGCCTACGAGGGCAACAAGGCCTCGTACTTCGCCACCCCCGCGGTGAACCTCGTCTGCGCGCTGGACGTGAGCCTCGGGCAGCTGCTCGCCGAGGGGATGGAGGCCCGCTTCGCGCGTCACGTGCGCATGGCGCGCGCCTTCCGCGCCGGCTGGAGCGCGCTGGGGTTGAAAGCCCTGCCCGCGCGCGAGCCGCTGCAGGCGAACACGCTCAGCGCGCTCTACTACCCGGAAGGGGTGGACGCGGGCCTGGTGGCCGCGGCGCGCGCCGAGGGCGTGGTGCTCGCGGGCGGCCTGCACCCGGAGCTCAAGACGCGCTACTTCCGCGTGGGCCACATGAACGCGGTGAACGCCTCGGACGTGCTCGCCACGGTGGGCGCGGTGGAGCGGGCGCTCGCGCGCGTGGGCTACAAGGGCGCAGCGCCCGGCGCGGGCGTGGCCGCCGCGCAGGCCGCGCTCGTCGCATCCGCGCCGCAGCGCTGA
- a CDS encoding MBL fold metallo-hydrolase, translated as MRVHHLNCISECPLGGALMDGHSHGLRARLSVHCLALETREGLVLVDTGFGLGDVYHPKKRLSRVFLAINAPEFREEMTALRQLERLGFRASDVRHIVMTHMDFDHAGGIEDFPYARVHLLERERAEALRRRTLLDRMRYRPQQWAHTQRRWTTYSAGEGDTWFGFDAVRALEGVSPDVADELLMVPLVGHTLGHTGVAVRSSERGWLLLTGDAYFWHDEQDPRRPRCTPGLAAYQWVMDKDHRARRWNQRRLRELTARHGHEVRVFCSHDPYEFEALSGRPLGTPLGAGPRRGALPPRAPAPVRIPYVPRAPAPDAPHA; from the coding sequence ATGCGCGTGCACCACCTCAACTGCATCTCGGAGTGCCCGCTCGGCGGCGCGCTGATGGACGGCCACAGCCACGGCCTGCGCGCGCGGCTCTCGGTGCACTGCCTTGCCCTGGAGACGCGCGAGGGCCTCGTGCTGGTGGACACGGGCTTCGGGCTGGGGGACGTGTACCACCCGAAGAAGCGCCTGAGCCGCGTGTTCCTCGCGATCAACGCGCCCGAGTTCCGCGAGGAGATGACGGCGCTGCGGCAGCTGGAGCGGCTCGGCTTTCGCGCGAGCGACGTGCGCCACATCGTGATGACGCACATGGACTTCGACCACGCGGGCGGTATCGAGGACTTCCCCTACGCCCGGGTGCACCTGCTCGAGCGTGAGCGCGCGGAGGCGCTGCGCCGCCGCACGCTGCTGGACCGCATGCGCTACCGCCCGCAGCAGTGGGCGCACACCCAGCGGCGCTGGACGACGTACAGCGCGGGCGAGGGGGACACCTGGTTCGGCTTCGACGCGGTGCGCGCGCTGGAGGGCGTGTCGCCGGACGTGGCGGACGAGCTCCTGATGGTGCCGCTCGTCGGCCACACGCTGGGCCACACGGGCGTCGCCGTGCGCAGCAGCGAGCGCGGCTGGCTGCTGCTCACCGGAGACGCCTACTTCTGGCACGACGAGCAGGACCCGCGGCGCCCGCGCTGCACGCCGGGGCTCGCCGCCTACCAGTGGGTGATGGACAAGGACCACCGCGCGCGGCGCTGGAACCAGCGGCGGCTGCGCGAGCTCACCGCGCGCCACGGCCACGAGGTGCGCGTGTTCTGCTCGCACGACCCCTACGAGTTCGAGGCCCTCTCGGGCCGGCCGCTCGGCACGCCGCTGGGCGCAGGGCCCCGGCGCGGCGCGCTGCCGCCGCGCGCGCCCGCCCCCGTGCGCATCCCGTACGTCCCGCGCGCGCCCGCCCCCGACGCACCGCACGCCTGA
- a CDS encoding putative toxin-antitoxin system toxin component, PIN family — protein sequence MPERLAVVLDTNVVLDLLVFDDAQARPLLTALQEGALEAWADARTLEELRQVLGYASFGLDAAAQAALLARYGALVRVAPPMGPEQGARGELPRCADRDDQKFLELAARAGARWLVSKDKQLLQLRGWKSLPFLILRPPEAAARLGP from the coding sequence ATGCCCGAGCGGCTCGCCGTGGTGCTGGACACCAACGTCGTGCTGGACCTGCTCGTCTTCGACGACGCGCAGGCCCGGCCGCTCCTCACGGCCCTGCAGGAGGGAGCGCTCGAGGCGTGGGCGGACGCACGCACGCTCGAGGAGCTGCGCCAGGTGCTGGGCTACGCCTCCTTCGGATTGGACGCCGCCGCCCAGGCGGCCCTCCTCGCGCGCTACGGGGCGCTGGTGCGCGTGGCGCCGCCGATGGGCCCCGAGCAGGGTGCACGTGGGGAGCTGCCGCGCTGCGCGGACCGCGACGACCAGAAGTTCCTCGAGCTCGCGGCGCGCGCGGGCGCCCGGTGGCTGGTGAGCAAGGACAAGCAGCTGCTGCAGCTGCGCGGTTGGAAGAGCCTGCCCTTCCTCATCCTGCGCCCGCCCGAGGCGGCAGCGCGCCTCGGGCCCTGA
- a CDS encoding amidase: protein MKKPTSPGDASLPSLSRRTLLGATAAAGALAALDVRAQTPAPQPAAPAAPAPAAAAARFELEEVTVAELQARMQAGRESARSLTEKYLARIRALDRTGPQPLCSVIELNPDALALAEQLDAERKAGKVRGPLHGIPVLIKDNIATLDKMQTTAGSLALVDAKPLRDAHVAERLRAAGAVLLGKTNLSEWANFRSTHSSSGWSGRGGQCRNPYALDRTPSGSSSGSGAAAAANFCAVAVGTETDGSIVSPSAANSLVGLKPTVGLVSRAGIIPISHTQDTAGPMARCVADAAALLSVLAGVDPRDKATAASAGKAHPDYTKFLDPKGLEGARIGVPRERFFGYHPDTDARANEALAVMKAHGAVIVELKELPNAAKLDDAEFEVLLFEFKADLEAYLAELGPQSPVRTLADLITFNDKNRAKEMPFFGQELFEQAQKKGPLSDPRYKKALETCRRNARMLGLDAVLKKHRLDALVTPTQAPPGPIDLVLGDHWLGSSSTPAAVAGYPSITVPAGYVHGLPVGVSFFGAAWSEPTLLKLAYAYEQASRLRRAPTFAASAQLQPGA, encoded by the coding sequence ATGAAGAAGCCGACCTCTCCCGGTGACGCCTCGCTCCCCTCGCTCAGCCGCCGCACGCTGCTGGGCGCCACCGCCGCTGCCGGCGCGCTCGCCGCGCTGGACGTGCGGGCCCAGACGCCGGCGCCGCAGCCTGCGGCTCCCGCAGCTCCGGCACCTGCGGCCGCCGCCGCGCGCTTCGAGCTCGAGGAGGTGACGGTCGCCGAGCTGCAGGCGCGCATGCAGGCGGGGCGCGAGAGCGCGCGCTCGCTCACCGAGAAGTACCTCGCGCGCATCCGGGCGCTGGACCGCACCGGCCCGCAGCCCCTGTGCTCGGTCATCGAGCTCAACCCGGACGCGCTCGCGCTCGCCGAGCAGCTGGACGCGGAGCGCAAGGCGGGCAAGGTGCGCGGGCCGCTGCACGGCATCCCCGTGCTCATCAAGGACAACATCGCCACGCTGGACAAGATGCAGACCACCGCGGGCTCGCTCGCGCTGGTGGACGCGAAGCCGCTGCGCGATGCGCACGTGGCCGAGCGCCTGCGCGCCGCCGGCGCCGTGCTGCTGGGCAAGACGAACCTGAGCGAGTGGGCGAACTTCCGCTCCACGCACTCCTCCAGCGGCTGGAGCGGACGCGGCGGGCAGTGCCGCAACCCGTATGCGCTGGACCGCACCCCGTCCGGCTCCAGCTCCGGCTCGGGCGCGGCCGCCGCCGCGAACTTCTGCGCCGTCGCCGTGGGCACCGAGACGGACGGCTCCATCGTCTCGCCCTCCGCCGCCAACTCGCTGGTGGGGCTCAAGCCCACCGTGGGCCTGGTGAGCCGCGCGGGCATCATCCCCATCTCGCACACGCAGGACACCGCGGGGCCCATGGCGCGCTGCGTGGCGGACGCCGCGGCGCTGCTCTCGGTGCTCGCGGGCGTGGACCCGCGCGACAAGGCCACCGCCGCGAGCGCGGGCAAGGCGCACCCGGACTACACGAAGTTCCTCGACCCCAAGGGGCTCGAGGGCGCGCGCATCGGCGTGCCGCGCGAGCGCTTCTTCGGCTACCACCCGGACACCGATGCGCGGGCGAACGAGGCGCTCGCGGTGATGAAGGCTCACGGGGCGGTCATCGTGGAGCTCAAAGAGCTGCCCAACGCCGCGAAGCTCGACGACGCCGAGTTCGAGGTGCTGCTCTTCGAGTTCAAGGCGGACCTCGAGGCCTACCTCGCCGAGCTGGGCCCGCAGTCGCCCGTGCGCACGCTCGCGGACCTCATCACCTTCAACGACAAGAACCGCGCGAAGGAGATGCCCTTCTTCGGGCAGGAGCTGTTCGAGCAGGCGCAGAAGAAGGGCCCGCTCAGCGACCCCAGGTACAAGAAGGCGCTCGAGACCTGCCGCCGCAACGCGCGCATGCTGGGCCTGGACGCGGTGCTGAAGAAGCACCGGCTGGATGCGCTCGTCACGCCCACCCAGGCGCCTCCGGGCCCCATCGACCTGGTGCTCGGCGACCACTGGCTGGGCAGCAGCTCCACGCCGGCCGCCGTCGCGGGCTACCCGAGCATCACCGTGCCTGCGGGCTACGTGCACGGGCTGCCGGTGGGTGTGTCCTTCTTCGGCGCCGCCTGGAGCGAGCCCACGCTGCTCAAGCTCGCCTATGCGTACGAGCAGGCCTCGCGTCTTCGCCGCGCGCCCACCTTCGCCGCGAGCGCGCAGCTGCAGCCGGGCGCGTAG
- a CDS encoding murein hydrolase activator EnvC — protein MPLPAALALALLLSAPPSAGPAPDAGSTPAAVSLTPGMVQASAVPERPWVEQGSDGTQHLNFDVALQGRAPVPLHVVKVEMDVRDAGGAVRWSRRLESNGFSPSLAVAAVKELPAKGRVFLFNPFHTLPPRLALSALHYRFTLADAGEEHEVTAELTVHPRLFAQATRLQLPLRGRMFVHSGHDYLAHHRRRDLGHPVLGVLGVTTNSGRYALDLCAADAAGRIFRGEGRANEDWLGWGAPLYAPGAGTVVYASGDRPDNRVGGPPYNPDLEQLKAHPWDNAGNVVVIDHGHGEFSLLAHLQQGSVRVKVGERVKAGQPVGRVGMSGDAYIPHVHYELRDGPAASFGSEAVEGLPARFGDVRRVQGAVAAPPVLTAVDSGEYVESAAR, from the coding sequence ATGCCGCTGCCTGCTGCTCTCGCCCTCGCGCTGCTCCTGAGCGCTCCACCGTCCGCTGGGCCTGCTCCGGACGCAGGCAGCACGCCGGCCGCCGTCTCGCTCACGCCCGGGATGGTGCAGGCGTCCGCGGTGCCCGAGCGGCCCTGGGTGGAGCAGGGCTCGGACGGCACGCAGCACCTCAACTTCGACGTCGCGCTGCAGGGCCGCGCCCCCGTGCCCCTGCACGTGGTGAAGGTGGAGATGGACGTGCGGGACGCCGGGGGCGCCGTGCGCTGGAGCCGGCGCCTCGAGTCCAACGGCTTCAGCCCCAGCCTCGCGGTGGCTGCGGTGAAGGAGCTGCCCGCGAAGGGCCGCGTCTTCCTCTTCAACCCCTTCCACACCCTGCCGCCGCGGCTCGCGCTCTCGGCGCTGCACTACCGCTTCACGCTCGCGGACGCGGGCGAGGAGCACGAGGTGACGGCGGAGCTCACCGTGCACCCGCGCCTCTTCGCCCAGGCCACCCGCCTGCAGCTGCCGCTGCGCGGGCGGATGTTCGTGCACTCGGGCCACGACTACCTCGCGCACCACCGGCGCCGCGACCTCGGCCACCCGGTGCTGGGCGTGCTCGGCGTCACCACCAACAGCGGCCGCTACGCGCTGGACCTGTGCGCGGCGGACGCGGCCGGGCGCATCTTCCGCGGCGAGGGGCGCGCGAACGAGGACTGGCTCGGCTGGGGCGCGCCGCTGTACGCGCCCGGCGCGGGCACGGTGGTGTACGCGTCCGGCGACCGGCCGGACAACCGCGTGGGCGGGCCGCCCTACAACCCGGACCTCGAGCAGCTCAAGGCGCACCCCTGGGACAACGCGGGCAACGTGGTGGTCATCGACCACGGGCACGGCGAGTTCAGCCTGCTCGCGCACCTGCAGCAGGGCAGCGTGCGCGTGAAGGTGGGCGAGCGCGTGAAGGCGGGGCAGCCCGTGGGCCGCGTGGGGATGAGCGGCGATGCGTACATCCCCCACGTGCACTACGAGCTGCGCGATGGCCCCGCGGCGAGCTTCGGCAGCGAGGCCGTGGAGGGCCTGCCCGCGCGCTTCGGCGACGTGCGCCGCGTGCAGGGCGCCGTCGCCGCTCCCCCCGTGCTCACCGCGGTGGACAGCGGCGAGTACGTGGAGAGCGCGGCGCGCTGA
- the dnaJ gene encoding molecular chaperone DnaJ, protein MPAAAGQKRDYYEVLGVQRTCAAQELKSAFRKVALQYHPDRNPGNPEAEEKFKEASEAYEVLSDPDRRAKYDRFGHAGNPFGDMGGAGGFHGVNINDIFGDIFGEIFGQQRGGGRRATNRGADLRYNLEISFEEAAFGCRPKVPIPRPKSCETCKGTGSKSQAAPKTCSTCGGSGELRFTQGFFAVSRPCTDCHGTGSMVADPCKVCRGAGKVAGEEVLEVQIPAGVDNGTRVRLSGQGEPGERGGPPGDLYVTVIVREHPLFQREEYEVFCEVPVSFAQAALGAKIDVPTLDGKVKMTVPAGTQTGKVFRLKGKGIPHLHSQQRGDQHVRVVVETPTELTGKQRELLEKFAELSGEDTHPHSKTFFDKVRELFG, encoded by the coding sequence ATGCCAGCAGCGGCAGGACAGAAGCGCGACTACTACGAGGTGCTGGGCGTCCAGCGGACCTGTGCAGCCCAGGAGCTCAAGAGCGCCTTCCGCAAGGTGGCGCTGCAGTACCACCCGGACCGCAACCCGGGGAATCCAGAGGCCGAGGAGAAGTTCAAGGAGGCGAGCGAGGCGTACGAGGTCCTGAGCGACCCGGACCGCCGCGCGAAGTACGACCGCTTCGGCCACGCGGGCAACCCCTTCGGTGACATGGGCGGCGCCGGCGGCTTCCACGGCGTCAACATCAACGACATCTTCGGGGACATCTTCGGAGAGATCTTCGGTCAGCAGCGCGGCGGCGGCCGCCGGGCGACCAACCGCGGCGCGGACCTGCGCTACAACCTGGAGATCTCCTTCGAGGAGGCGGCCTTCGGCTGCCGTCCCAAGGTCCCCATCCCGCGGCCCAAGAGCTGCGAGACCTGCAAGGGCACCGGCAGCAAGAGCCAGGCGGCCCCCAAGACCTGCAGCACCTGCGGCGGCTCGGGCGAGCTGCGCTTCACCCAGGGCTTCTTCGCGGTGAGCCGGCCCTGCACGGACTGCCACGGCACGGGCAGCATGGTGGCCGACCCCTGCAAGGTGTGCCGCGGGGCGGGCAAGGTGGCGGGCGAGGAGGTGCTCGAGGTGCAGATCCCCGCCGGCGTGGACAACGGCACCCGCGTGCGCCTCTCCGGGCAGGGGGAGCCGGGCGAGCGCGGCGGCCCCCCGGGAGACCTCTACGTGACGGTCATCGTGCGCGAGCACCCGCTCTTCCAGCGCGAGGAGTACGAGGTGTTCTGCGAGGTGCCCGTCTCCTTCGCGCAGGCGGCGCTGGGCGCGAAGATCGACGTGCCCACCCTGGACGGCAAGGTGAAGATGACCGTGCCGGCCGGCACCCAGACGGGCAAGGTGTTCCGCCTCAAGGGCAAGGGCATCCCGCACCTGCACAGCCAGCAGCGCGGCGACCAGCACGTGCGCGTGGTGGTGGAGACCCCCACCGAGCTCACCGGCAAGCAGCGCGAGCTGCTCGAGAAGTTCGCCGAGCTGTCCGGCGAGGACACGCACCCGCACTCCAAGACCTTCTTCGACAAGGTGCGCGAGCTGTTCGGCTAG
- a CDS encoding ABC transporter ATP-binding protein, with product MAPRPRPSPQVYRRLLRHVWPYRRLLLGGTLAALAVAAAASAYAYLVGPLLKAVLTDQPVSVAGMHMQGRALLRVLPLLLVGVAAVKALAQFLQGGLMQRLGQRVMADLREDLYQRLLAQPPAFFEQRHSGELLHRFTGDVPLVEFAVTQALGSYLKDGLQVLSLLVTCLVIDAKLFLLTFIVVPFTVLPITRFAKSLKKVAHRSQSSLGHLTRLTAEQLQNLTVVQAYGGQARALAAYDAESEHYLRAMRRSLFIRGITSPTLEVLGVGGVALAISYGTRAVAHDPELAGRLLSFLAAVLLLYGPVKALSATANHVLSGLVAAERLFSLVDAESPPDVGAEAAPLTGALEVQDLEVTYGDGRRALAGVSFRVPAGARVALVGASGAGKSTLFSVLLGFVHPSGGRVLWDGEPLSGLRVGSVRAQAAWVPQEPVLFSGTVRHNLLFARPHATDAELWEALRLAHAEDFVRELPQGLEEPVGERGARLSGGQRQRLALARAFLCRPSLLLLDEPTSALDAASEAAVGAGLQALMRGRTVLVIAHRLSTVRDADLIVVLDGGRVVEAGTHAELVARRGRYAQLLGEGAVAA from the coding sequence GTGGCCCCCCGTCCCCGCCCCTCCCCCCAGGTCTACCGCCGGCTCCTGCGCCACGTGTGGCCCTACCGCCGGCTCCTGCTCGGCGGCACGCTCGCCGCGCTCGCCGTGGCGGCCGCCGCCAGCGCCTACGCCTACCTGGTGGGCCCCCTGCTCAAGGCGGTGCTCACGGATCAGCCGGTGAGCGTGGCGGGGATGCACATGCAGGGGCGCGCGCTGCTGCGCGTGCTGCCGCTGCTGCTGGTGGGCGTGGCGGCGGTGAAGGCGCTCGCGCAGTTCCTGCAGGGGGGCCTCATGCAGCGGCTCGGCCAGCGGGTGATGGCGGACCTGCGCGAGGACCTCTACCAGCGCCTGCTCGCGCAGCCCCCCGCCTTCTTCGAGCAGCGCCACTCCGGCGAGCTGCTGCACCGCTTCACCGGCGACGTGCCCCTGGTGGAGTTCGCCGTCACCCAGGCGCTCGGCTCGTACCTGAAGGACGGCCTCCAGGTCCTCTCGCTGCTCGTCACCTGCCTGGTCATTGACGCGAAGCTGTTCCTGCTCACCTTCATCGTGGTGCCCTTCACGGTGCTGCCCATCACCCGCTTCGCGAAGTCGCTGAAGAAGGTGGCGCACCGCTCGCAGTCGAGCCTCGGCCACCTCACCCGCCTCACCGCCGAGCAACTGCAGAACCTCACCGTGGTGCAGGCCTACGGGGGCCAGGCGCGCGCGCTCGCCGCCTACGACGCCGAGAGCGAGCACTACCTGCGCGCGATGCGCCGCTCGCTCTTCATCCGCGGCATCACCAGCCCCACGCTCGAGGTGCTGGGGGTGGGCGGCGTGGCGCTCGCCATCAGCTACGGCACGCGCGCCGTCGCGCACGACCCCGAGCTCGCCGGGCGCCTGCTCTCCTTCCTCGCCGCGGTGCTGCTGCTCTACGGGCCGGTGAAGGCGCTGAGCGCCACCGCGAACCACGTGCTCTCGGGCCTGGTCGCCGCCGAGCGCCTCTTCTCGCTCGTGGACGCCGAGAGCCCTCCGGACGTGGGCGCCGAGGCCGCGCCGCTCACCGGCGCCCTCGAGGTGCAGGACCTGGAGGTGACGTACGGGGACGGGCGCCGCGCGCTCGCGGGCGTGAGCTTCCGGGTGCCCGCCGGCGCGCGCGTGGCCCTGGTGGGCGCGAGCGGCGCGGGCAAGAGCACCCTCTTCAGCGTGCTGCTGGGCTTCGTGCACCCCTCGGGCGGCCGCGTGCTGTGGGACGGGGAGCCGCTGTCGGGCTTGCGCGTGGGCAGCGTGCGCGCACAGGCCGCGTGGGTGCCGCAGGAGCCCGTGCTCTTCAGCGGCACCGTGCGCCACAACCTGCTCTTCGCCAGGCCCCACGCCACGGACGCCGAGCTGTGGGAGGCGCTGCGGCTCGCGCACGCGGAGGACTTCGTGCGCGAGCTTCCCCAGGGACTCGAGGAGCCGGTGGGCGAGCGCGGCGCGCGGCTCTCGGGTGGGCAGCGCCAGCGCCTCGCGCTCGCGCGCGCCTTCCTCTGCCGCCCGAGCCTGCTGCTGCTGGACGAGCCCACGAGCGCGCTGGATGCCGCGAGCGAGGCCGCGGTGGGCGCGGGCCTGCAGGCGCTGATGCGCGGGCGCACCGTGCTCGTCATCGCGCACCGGCTCTCCACCGTGCGCGATGCGGACCTCATCGTGGTGCTGGATGGGGGCCGCGTGGTCGAGGCGGGCACCCACGCGGAGCTGGTGGCCCGCCGCGGCCGCTACGCGCAGCTGCTGGGTGAAGGGGCAGTGGCTGCGTGA
- a CDS encoding SDR family NAD(P)-dependent oxidoreductase — MDLGLKGRVALVTGASRGIGAGIAAGLAAEGCRLVLVARGKEALEAHAASLRAKGAEVHALSLDLLEPEAAARSVQETLARFGQLDVLVHNLGGSREGDDDAAWDFTLDVNLGVGVRLAREAGAHMKARRQGVMLFVTSISGSVVGGSKPAYNVAKAAEIMFARTLAHDLGPHGIRANSISPGSILFPGGSWDRRMKADPQRIEAFREENFPLGRFGTVEEVAHVVTFLASDRASLVSGADIRVDGCQLYPSV, encoded by the coding sequence ATGGACCTGGGACTCAAAGGACGCGTGGCGCTGGTGACGGGGGCGAGCCGCGGCATCGGCGCGGGCATCGCGGCGGGGCTCGCCGCGGAAGGGTGCCGGCTCGTGCTCGTGGCCCGTGGGAAGGAGGCACTGGAGGCGCACGCCGCCTCCTTGCGCGCGAAGGGCGCCGAGGTGCACGCGCTCTCGCTCGACCTGCTCGAGCCCGAGGCCGCCGCGCGCAGCGTGCAGGAGACCCTCGCGCGCTTCGGCCAGCTGGACGTGCTGGTGCACAACCTGGGCGGCAGCCGCGAGGGCGACGACGACGCGGCGTGGGACTTCACCCTGGACGTGAACCTGGGGGTGGGCGTGCGGCTCGCGCGCGAGGCGGGCGCGCACATGAAGGCGCGGAGGCAGGGCGTGATGCTCTTCGTCACCTCCATCTCCGGCTCGGTGGTGGGCGGCAGCAAGCCCGCCTACAACGTGGCGAAGGCGGCGGAGATCATGTTCGCGCGCACGCTCGCGCACGACCTCGGGCCGCACGGCATCCGGGCGAACTCCATCTCGCCCGGCTCCATCCTCTTTCCCGGCGGCAGCTGGGACCGCCGCATGAAGGCGGACCCCCAGCGCATCGAGGCCTTCCGCGAGGAGAACTTCCCCCTCGGCCGCTTCGGCACGGTGGAGGAGGTGGCCCACGTCGTCACCTTCCTCGCCTCCGACCGCGCGAGCCTCGTGAGCGGCGCGGACATCCGCGTGGACGGCTGCCAGCTCTACCCGTCCGTGTAG
- a CDS encoding ParA family protein yields MASIAFSTIKGGVGKTTLCVHTAAALADAGHRVLLLDLDPQAHASLVLGLEPGDRPCVGDTFGPRPRHRLDEVLVPAPKRPEHLFIAPACLRMAAIERELFSWGHRLQALPRALKTLSWTPDVVVIDTPPNIGAYTEAVLAYADTVVAPVPTGAFALQGLGEIETAWREVRDGGRDGGTLMAVVNLWDRRTTATNEAMEGALAELSVPVARARVPRSEAINQAGLAYEVVFDTSPNATGVEELRALALELGKSVGLGRPAAR; encoded by the coding sequence ATGGCTTCGATTGCGTTCTCCACCATCAAGGGCGGCGTGGGTAAGACCACCCTGTGCGTGCACACGGCCGCGGCGCTCGCGGACGCGGGGCACCGGGTGCTGCTGCTGGACCTGGACCCCCAGGCGCACGCGAGCCTCGTCCTGGGACTGGAGCCCGGCGACCGCCCCTGCGTGGGCGACACCTTCGGCCCCCGCCCGCGCCACCGGCTCGACGAGGTGCTGGTGCCCGCGCCCAAGCGCCCCGAGCACCTCTTCATCGCGCCTGCCTGCCTGCGCATGGCGGCCATCGAGCGCGAGCTGTTCTCGTGGGGCCACCGCCTGCAGGCGCTGCCACGCGCCCTCAAGACGCTCTCCTGGACGCCGGACGTGGTGGTCATCGACACGCCGCCCAACATCGGCGCGTACACGGAGGCGGTGCTCGCGTACGCGGACACGGTGGTGGCCCCGGTGCCCACGGGTGCCTTCGCGCTGCAGGGGCTCGGGGAGATCGAGACCGCGTGGCGCGAGGTGCGCGACGGCGGGCGCGACGGCGGCACGCTGATGGCCGTGGTGAACCTGTGGGACCGGCGCACCACCGCGACGAACGAGGCGATGGAGGGCGCGCTCGCCGAGCTCAGCGTGCCGGTGGCCCGCGCCCGCGTGCCGCGCTCGGAGGCCATCAACCAGGCAGGGCTCGCGTACGAGGTCGTGTTCGACACGAGCCCGAATGCCACGGGCGTCGAGGAGCTGCGCGCGCTCGCGCTCGAGCTGGGCAAGAGTGTGGGGCTGGGCCGGCCCGCGGCGCGCTGA